One part of the Haliotis asinina isolate JCU_RB_2024 chromosome 2, JCU_Hal_asi_v2, whole genome shotgun sequence genome encodes these proteins:
- the LOC137273863 gene encoding zinc finger protein 439-like isoform X1 has translation MPRLSKEEREEVRVMLEKGHSQYEVSKKMKTSRSTIHRLVSRLKTTGSTDDLPRTGRPRIIPTQDQTWLECAGEERPFVCTECGKTFKHFHNLKNHLKTHGDERQYQCDQCGRGFISSANFKRHMRTHTGEKPYICEYCARGFADLCTMKTHIRTHTGERPHKCHLCGKACTTAGNLHAHMKVHRDKKGGEVPRPLFVKPPRYKSIPIFPQMELLKARNQQVLKEESDNADDSEVFDEVKPAKEEDVSNEDGLEDHQDEDNPHMLSADVSSRSVSEFQEDLPAKVEENPDGFEDNLSSDKPKDSDFQKRFYQAIAVSSDGGFQQLIPVDHIKKEPDFDEERN, from the coding sequence ATGCCTCGACTGTCTAAAGAAGAGCGAGAGGAAGTGAGGGTAATGCTAGAAAAAGGTCACTCCCAGTATGAAGTTtctaagaaaatgaaaacatctcgGAGTACAATCCACCGATTAGTCAGTAGGTTAAAAACAACAGGGTCAACTGACGACCTCCCACGCACAGGGCGACCTCGGATCATCCCGACTCAAGATCAGACTTGGTTAGAATGTGCTGGTGAGGAGAGACCCTTTGTTTGCACTGAGTGTGGTAAAACTTTCAAACACTTCCACAATCTCAAGAACCATTTAAAGACTCATGGAGATGAACGTCAATACCAATGTGATCAGTGCGGCCGGGGTTTTATTAGTTCTGCCAATTTCAAACGACACATGCGTACTCATACTGGGGAGAAACCCTATATTTGTGAATACTGTGCTCGGGGTTTTGCTGACTTATGCACAATGAAGACACATATTCGTACTCACACAGGAGAACGTCCTCACAAATGTCACCTTTGTGGCAAGGCCTGTACAACAGCTGGCAATCTCCATGCACATATGAAGGTACACAGGGACAAGAAAGGAGGGGAGGTCCCACGTCCCTTATTTGTGAAACCTCCAAGGTACAAATCTATCCCAATCTTTCCACAGATGGAACTGTTGAAAGCTAGAAACCAACAAGTACTGAAAGAAGAGTCAGATAATGCTGATGATAGTGAAGTATTTGATGAAGTTAAGCCTGCCAAAGAAGAGGATGTATCTAATGAGGATGGCCTAGAGGACCATCAAGATGAGGACAATCCCCATATGCTCAGTGCGGATGTGAGTTCCCGTTCTGTAAGTGAATTTCAAGAGGATCTGCCAGCAAAAGTTGAAGAAAATCCTGACGGTTTTGAGGATAATCTGTCCTCTGATAAACCTAAAGACAGTGACTTTCAGAAGAGGTTCTATCAAGCAATTGCAGTATCTTCAGATGGGGGATTTCAACAACTTATTCCTGTTGACCATATCAAAAAAGAACCTGACTTTGACGAAGAAAGAAACTGA
- the LOC137271865 gene encoding UPAR/Ly6 domain-containing protein qvr-like produces MWTQPNQVPNILTPVMTLIHLCIFVVVGEAIQCYTCSSMHDFRCADDFQVTRAAAQQCTGSCVKYRGVRPTHVGEMVEITRGCMPQQSVDECRETQHNGLDVYGCTCNSDYCNNGLRMSASISGVVVTAFVALLYK; encoded by the exons ATGTGGACACAACCAAACCAGGTTCCTAACATACTGACTCCAGTCATGACTCTAATACACTTGTGTATTTTCGTAGTTGTGG GGGAAGCTATTCAGTGCTACACTTGTTCAAGTATGCATGACTTCCGGTGTGCTGATGACTTCCAGGTGACGCGTGCGGCCGCTCAACAATGTACCGGAAGTTGCGTCAAGTACCGAGGCGTAAGACCAA CTCATGTAGGTGAGATGGTTGAAATCACACGAGGCTGTATGCCCCAACAGTCAGTCGATGAGTGTCGCGAAACCCAACACAACGGCCTTGACGTCTACGGCTGCACATGCAACTCCGACTACTGCAACAACGGTCTGCGCATGTCAGCGTCCATATCTGGCGTTGTCGTCACCGCTTTTGTTGCCCTCCTTTACAAATAA